The following proteins are co-located in the Microvirga ossetica genome:
- a CDS encoding O-succinylhomoserine sulfhydrylase encodes MTLPQKDKHHIETRLVHEGHDRTPHGETAEALFLTQGFVYESAESAERRFLNEEPGYSYSRYSNPTVDAFEQRIATLEGAEAARATASGMAAVTAAMVGQVQAGDHVVAARALFGSCRWVVEDLLPRFGVGCTLVDGENLDQWRKAVTPETKAFFLETPTNPSLEIVDIAAVADIAHDAGATLTVDNVFATPLFQKPLALGADCVVYSATKHIDGQGRCLGGVILASTEFIETKVQQFLRMTGPSISPFNAWVLLKGLETLPLRVERQTVTAGYLADRLHDHPKVQRLTYPGRPDHPQADLIRRQMSGGSTMIALEVKGGKAGAFRFLNALKLIRISNNLGDAKSLVTHPSTTTHQRFAPELRDEMGISDGLVRLSVGLEHGEDLLADLANALDHI; translated from the coding sequence ATGACCCTGCCGCAAAAAGACAAACACCACATCGAAACCCGCCTTGTCCATGAGGGCCACGATCGCACGCCCCACGGCGAGACGGCGGAAGCGCTCTTCCTGACCCAGGGCTTCGTCTACGAGAGCGCGGAGAGCGCCGAACGGCGCTTCCTGAACGAGGAGCCGGGCTATAGCTATAGCCGGTATTCCAATCCCACCGTCGATGCCTTCGAGCAGCGCATTGCCACGCTCGAAGGGGCAGAGGCGGCCCGCGCGACGGCGAGCGGCATGGCTGCGGTCACCGCGGCTATGGTCGGTCAGGTCCAGGCAGGCGACCATGTGGTGGCGGCACGTGCCCTGTTCGGCTCCTGCCGATGGGTCGTGGAGGATCTCCTGCCCCGCTTCGGCGTCGGCTGCACGCTCGTCGATGGAGAAAACCTCGATCAATGGCGTAAAGCTGTCACGCCGGAGACAAAGGCGTTTTTCCTCGAAACGCCGACCAATCCGAGCCTCGAGATCGTCGACATCGCCGCGGTCGCCGACATCGCCCATGACGCCGGTGCGACGCTGACCGTCGACAATGTATTTGCGACGCCGCTTTTTCAGAAGCCTCTCGCCTTGGGCGCCGATTGTGTCGTGTATTCCGCGACCAAGCACATCGACGGCCAGGGCCGATGTCTCGGCGGCGTGATCCTGGCCTCCACCGAGTTCATCGAAACGAAGGTGCAGCAATTCCTGCGCATGACCGGGCCGTCGATCTCGCCGTTCAATGCCTGGGTCCTGCTGAAGGGGCTGGAGACCCTGCCCCTGCGGGTGGAGCGGCAGACCGTGACGGCCGGCTACCTCGCGGATCGCCTGCACGATCATCCGAAGGTGCAACGGCTGACCTATCCGGGACGCCCGGACCATCCGCAGGCCGATCTGATCAGGCGGCAGATGAGCGGTGGCTCGACGATGATCGCCCTGGAGGTAAAAGGGGGCAAGGCAGGTGCCTTCCGCTTCCTGAACGCTCTCAAGCTGATCCGGATCTCGAACAACCTGGGCGATGCGAAAAGCCTGGTGACCCATCCGTCGACGACCACCCATCAGCGCTTTGCGCCGGAACTGCGCGACGAAATGGGGATCTCGGACGGGCTGGTGCGCCTATCCGTCGGCCTGGAGCATGGTGAGGATCTGCTGGCGGATCTCGCCAACGCACTCGATCATATCTGA
- a CDS encoding TRAP transporter large permease gives MSDPALGLTMLMLIVVVIMMGFPTAFTLMGLGMFFGFYAFYNPAESWFDNRVFDLMVQRTYGAMTNDVLISIPLFVLMGYVMERGALVDKMFYSIQLSFRRLPAALAVATLIVCTFWGIASGLVGAVVVLMGVIAFNPMLRAGYDVKLASGVITAGGTLGILIPPSVMIIVYAAVAGQSVVKLYAAAMFPGFFLAFLYLVYVIGWAMINPKIAPPLPEEQTRVPVPEWMRKFQAAYSNNMLVGLFSALFSPARMKNLDGDGGHLTYWTVFKNFLATLIPLALTALTLWLVWWYVVIHPQASAEGEAPEGLEQLGGPAVSAPVTPTDIGPATTFYVVFGIAAALALVILARYYRNMNAERLQVVKLLSSSIMPLGILTLLVLAVILFGITTATESAAVGAAGAFLLAFQARTLNWKRTKEAVFLTAKTTAMVCWLFVGSALFSAVFAILGGQGLVERWVLAMDLTPVQFMILSQAVIFILGWPLEWTEIIIIFVPIFLPLLKHFNIDPVLWGVLVFVNLQAAFLSPPVAMSAFYLKGVSPPHVTLNQIFAGMMPYMLIVIICMILMYLWPGLTLWLPNYLYGS, from the coding sequence ATGAGCGATCCGGCACTGGGTCTCACGATGCTTATGCTCATCGTGGTGGTGATCATGATGGGTTTCCCGACGGCCTTCACGCTGATGGGCCTCGGGATGTTCTTCGGTTTCTACGCGTTCTACAATCCGGCGGAGAGCTGGTTCGACAACCGGGTTTTTGACCTCATGGTCCAGCGCACCTACGGTGCCATGACCAACGACGTTCTCATTTCCATCCCGCTCTTCGTGTTGATGGGATATGTGATGGAACGCGGGGCACTCGTCGACAAGATGTTCTACTCGATTCAGCTTTCGTTCCGGCGGTTGCCCGCCGCGCTCGCGGTTGCGACGCTGATCGTCTGCACATTCTGGGGCATCGCCAGCGGCCTCGTGGGAGCCGTCGTCGTCCTCATGGGGGTGATCGCCTTCAACCCGATGCTGCGCGCCGGCTACGACGTAAAGCTCGCCTCCGGAGTCATCACGGCTGGGGGCACGCTGGGCATTTTGATCCCGCCTTCGGTGATGATCATCGTCTATGCGGCGGTGGCCGGCCAGTCCGTCGTGAAGCTCTACGCGGCAGCGATGTTTCCCGGCTTCTTCCTCGCCTTCCTGTACCTTGTCTACGTCATCGGCTGGGCGATGATAAACCCGAAGATCGCGCCTCCCCTTCCCGAGGAGCAAACACGGGTTCCGGTGCCGGAATGGATGCGAAAGTTCCAGGCAGCTTATTCGAACAACATGCTGGTCGGGCTCTTCTCGGCCCTGTTCTCGCCAGCCAGGATGAAGAACCTCGACGGCGATGGTGGGCACCTCACCTACTGGACGGTGTTCAAGAACTTTCTCGCCACGCTAATCCCGCTCGCTCTGACGGCCCTCACCCTATGGCTCGTGTGGTGGTACGTCGTCATCCACCCGCAGGCGTCGGCCGAAGGCGAGGCTCCTGAGGGCCTGGAGCAGCTCGGCGGACCGGCGGTGAGCGCGCCGGTGACGCCAACCGACATAGGTCCGGCGACCACATTCTATGTCGTTTTCGGCATCGCTGCCGCGTTGGCCCTGGTGATACTCGCCCGCTACTACCGGAACATGAACGCCGAGCGCCTCCAGGTCGTGAAGCTTCTGTCATCGTCGATCATGCCACTTGGCATTCTCACCCTTCTCGTGCTCGCCGTCATCCTATTCGGAATCACCACCGCGACCGAGTCCGCTGCGGTTGGCGCTGCCGGAGCGTTCCTGCTCGCTTTCCAGGCTCGGACGCTGAACTGGAAACGCACCAAGGAAGCCGTGTTCCTGACGGCGAAGACAACGGCGATGGTGTGCTGGCTCTTCGTCGGTTCGGCGCTGTTCTCGGCCGTGTTCGCGATCCTCGGCGGGCAGGGCCTGGTCGAGCGTTGGGTTCTGGCCATGGATCTGACCCCTGTGCAGTTCATGATCCTGTCGCAGGCCGTGATCTTCATTCTCGGCTGGCCGCTGGAATGGACCGAGATCATCATCATCTTCGTGCCGATCTTCCTGCCGCTGCTGAAGCATTTCAACATCGACCCGGTTCTCTGGGGGGTTCTCGTCTTCGTGAACCTTCAGGCTGCTTTCCTGTCGCCGCCCGTGGCGATGTCGGCTTTCTACCTCAAAGGCGTTTCGCCGCCGCACGTCACCCTGAACCAGATCTTCGCGGGCATGATGCCTTACATGCTGATCGTCATCATATGCATGATCCTCATGTATCTTTGGCCCGGGCTGACTCTCTGGCTTCCGAACTATCTCTATGGCAGCTGA
- the ggt gene encoding gamma-glutamyltransferase, translated as MITQSALRRGFWGLGLLAGMSLSAPVLAQAVAPAPEASTGRTFKSAGTATKDMVAAANPLAAQAGREILAAGGSAVDAAIAVQLVLNLVEPQSSGIGGGAFMVFWDGTTMTTLDGREMAPAAAKPERFLGPDGKPMKFYDAVVGGRSVGVPGTPRLLETAHRNWGKLSWPQVIEPAARLAEDGFTISPRLNGLLTQEKFLQNDPVARAYFYEADGKPKAVGTVLKNPAFAKILRTIADKGADAFYTGEIAQDIVTTVTGHPTNPGDMTLDDLKAYKVQERDAVCGPYRVYRICGMGPPSSGQVAVQQIMGVLETQDMASLKPGPDAVHWIAEAGRLAYADRALFLADPAFVNVPVKGLTDPGYIKSRAGLVDPNKSMGKAKPGDPPFQKTFLWGPSEGVEFGTSHISIVDRNGNAVSMTTTIEDGFGARLMTKSGFLLNNELTDFSFATTEDDKPIANRVEAGKRPRSSMTPTIVLDGSGKLYAVVGSPGGSLIINYVAKTLVGILDWKLDPQVAADLPNVGSRNGPTELEAGTEAEAWKAGLEAKGHEVKLIEQNSGIHAIVVTPAGLVGGADSRREGVAIGN; from the coding sequence ATCCGCTGGCCGCCCAGGCCGGCCGGGAGATCCTTGCCGCCGGCGGCAGCGCCGTCGACGCCGCGATTGCCGTTCAGCTCGTCCTCAATCTCGTCGAGCCGCAGAGTTCGGGCATCGGCGGCGGCGCCTTCATGGTCTTCTGGGACGGAACGACCATGACGACGCTTGATGGGCGCGAGATGGCGCCTGCGGCCGCAAAGCCCGAGCGCTTTCTCGGTCCTGACGGCAAGCCGATGAAGTTCTACGATGCGGTGGTGGGAGGCCGCTCGGTCGGCGTGCCTGGCACCCCGCGCCTTCTTGAGACCGCGCACAGGAACTGGGGCAAGCTCTCCTGGCCGCAGGTGATCGAGCCCGCAGCCCGCCTTGCGGAAGACGGCTTTACGATCTCCCCTCGCCTCAACGGGCTCCTGACGCAGGAGAAATTCCTTCAGAACGATCCGGTCGCCCGCGCCTATTTCTACGAGGCTGACGGCAAGCCGAAGGCGGTCGGGACCGTTCTCAAGAACCCGGCCTTCGCCAAGATCCTGCGCACAATCGCCGACAAAGGTGCGGATGCCTTCTACACCGGCGAGATTGCCCAGGACATCGTGACGACCGTCACCGGCCATCCGACGAACCCTGGCGACATGACCCTGGACGACCTCAAGGCCTACAAGGTCCAGGAGCGGGACGCCGTCTGCGGCCCCTATCGGGTTTACCGGATCTGCGGCATGGGTCCGCCGAGTTCGGGCCAGGTCGCCGTGCAGCAGATCATGGGGGTGCTGGAAACGCAGGACATGGCCTCGCTGAAGCCCGGCCCCGACGCGGTTCACTGGATCGCGGAAGCGGGCCGCCTTGCCTATGCCGACCGGGCGCTCTTCCTCGCCGATCCGGCCTTCGTCAACGTGCCGGTCAAGGGCCTGACCGATCCGGGCTATATCAAGAGCCGCGCTGGATTGGTCGACCCGAACAAGTCCATGGGCAAGGCCAAGCCCGGCGATCCGCCCTTCCAGAAGACCTTCCTCTGGGGGCCGTCCGAAGGGGTCGAGTTCGGCACGAGCCACATCTCCATCGTCGACCGCAACGGCAATGCGGTGTCGATGACGACCACCATCGAGGACGGGTTCGGCGCACGTCTCATGACGAAAAGCGGCTTCCTGCTCAACAACGAGCTGACGGACTTCTCCTTCGCCACGACGGAGGACGACAAGCCCATCGCCAATCGCGTCGAGGCGGGCAAACGCCCCCGCTCGTCCATGACGCCGACAATCGTGCTCGACGGCAGCGGCAAGCTCTATGCGGTGGTGGGCTCGCCGGGCGGCAGCCTGATCATCAACTACGTGGCCAAGACCCTCGTCGGCATCCTCGACTGGAAGCTCGATCCGCAGGTCGCCGCCGATCTTCCCAATGTGGGCAGCCGCAACGGCCCGACGGAGCTGGAAGCGGGAACCGAAGCCGAGGCGTGGAAGGCGGGTCTCGAGGCGAAGGGCCATGAGGTCAAGCTGATCGAACAGAACTCCGGCATTCATGCTATCGTCGTCACGCCGGCAGGGCTCGTCGGCGGCGCCGACAGCCGCCGCGAGGGCGTTGCCATCGGCAATTGA
- a CDS encoding calcium-binding protein translates to MTITIKLTASSSNKGVSFNSYMKSYFKDFSFEGWPYILGGSGEFKGTQIVLLDNMNGRNTKTIVLDGRSIAYDLGKHVVSGSLTTVRLGTLGDSYKSSGEFAEDSAGRITNISAQVQMSGLAIAGTEFHSLVSGLMGGVGSSHKANPAVLNAALADEAHNLVGSSGSDTYTGTRFSDRITGNAGNDALLGANGNDRIKGDVGNDRLTGGAGADDLWGGAGADSFIFKAVAESTVKTAGRDTIFDFSAAQNDKIHLSSIDANALKGGNQAFEFIGTLAFSGQAGELRYEKKASDTYIYGDVNGDRVADLAIHLDDPVDLLRSYFVL, encoded by the coding sequence ATGACGATCACCATCAAATTGACCGCGAGCAGCTCCAACAAGGGCGTCAGCTTCAACAGCTATATGAAGAGCTACTTCAAGGACTTTTCCTTCGAAGGCTGGCCCTACATCCTCGGCGGGTCGGGAGAGTTCAAAGGCACGCAGATCGTCCTGCTCGACAACATGAACGGCCGCAACACCAAGACTATCGTGCTCGACGGCCGTTCCATCGCCTATGATCTCGGCAAGCATGTGGTAAGTGGATCCCTGACGACGGTGCGCCTCGGCACGCTCGGCGACAGTTACAAATCATCCGGCGAGTTCGCCGAAGATTCGGCCGGGCGGATCACCAACATCTCGGCGCAGGTGCAGATGTCCGGCCTCGCCATCGCAGGCACGGAATTCCACTCGCTCGTCTCCGGGCTCATGGGCGGCGTCGGGTCATCCCATAAAGCCAACCCGGCCGTGCTCAATGCCGCTTTGGCCGACGAGGCTCACAATCTGGTCGGCTCCAGCGGCAGCGATACCTATACCGGAACCCGCTTCAGCGATCGCATCACGGGTAATGCCGGCAACGACGCTCTTCTTGGCGCCAATGGCAATGACCGTATCAAGGGAGATGTTGGCAACGACAGGCTGACGGGCGGCGCCGGTGCCGACGACCTCTGGGGCGGGGCGGGTGCCGACAGCTTCATCTTCAAGGCGGTCGCCGAGTCGACGGTCAAGACGGCCGGCCGCGACACGATCTTCGACTTCTCGGCCGCGCAGAATGACAAGATCCATCTGTCGTCGATCGATGCGAACGCGCTGAAGGGCGGCAACCAGGCCTTCGAGTTCATCGGCACACTGGCCTTCAGCGGGCAGGCGGGAGAACTGCGCTACGAGAAGAAGGCCAGCGACACCTACATCTACGGTGACGTGAACGGAGACAGGGTCGCTGATCTCGCGATCCATCTCGACGATCCCGTCGATCTGCTGCGCAGCTACTTCGTTCTGTGA
- a CDS encoding TRAP transporter substrate-binding protein, producing the protein MTKVKSPLGEKTSRRKFLGGAAITAAATVAAPSVVKAQGPISMRWQSTWPSKDIFHEFALDFAKKVNDMTGGDLKIEVLPAGAVVPAFGLLDAVSKGTLDGGHGVMVYHYGKQTALALWGSGPGFAMDANMLMAWHRYGGGKELLEKLYASIGANVVSFPYGPMPTQPLGWFKKPVTKMEDMAGLKFRTVGISIDVFTGMGAAVNALPGGEIVSAMDRGLLDAAEFNNASSDRALGFADVSKVCMLQSYHQNAEQFEIMFNKTKYDGLPEKMKAIIANAVDAASQDMSWKAIDRYSKDYVELQTKDNVKFYKTPDAILRKQLEVYDDVVKKKAGENPLFKEILESQLAFAQRATRWEQDTVVNRRMAFDHYFGPNAAAKKI; encoded by the coding sequence ATGACCAAAGTAAAGTCCCCGCTTGGGGAGAAGACTTCACGTCGTAAGTTCTTGGGTGGAGCGGCGATTACGGCTGCTGCGACTGTTGCGGCCCCGAGCGTTGTCAAGGCGCAAGGCCCCATCAGCATGCGCTGGCAGAGCACTTGGCCGTCCAAGGACATCTTCCACGAGTTCGCGCTCGATTTCGCCAAGAAGGTCAACGACATGACCGGCGGCGACCTCAAGATCGAGGTGTTGCCCGCGGGCGCCGTGGTGCCGGCTTTCGGCCTCCTCGACGCCGTGTCGAAAGGAACGCTCGATGGTGGCCACGGCGTGATGGTCTACCATTATGGCAAGCAGACCGCCCTCGCGCTCTGGGGATCCGGTCCTGGCTTCGCCATGGATGCCAATATGCTGATGGCTTGGCACCGCTATGGCGGCGGCAAGGAGCTGCTCGAGAAACTGTATGCCTCGATCGGCGCCAACGTCGTGTCATTCCCCTATGGGCCGATGCCGACGCAGCCGCTCGGCTGGTTCAAGAAGCCGGTCACCAAGATGGAGGATATGGCGGGCCTCAAGTTCCGAACCGTGGGCATCTCGATCGACGTGTTCACCGGCATGGGCGCAGCCGTCAATGCGTTGCCTGGCGGTGAGATCGTCTCGGCGATGGATCGCGGCCTTCTCGATGCGGCCGAGTTCAACAACGCCTCGTCCGACCGGGCCCTCGGCTTTGCCGACGTATCCAAGGTATGCATGCTCCAGAGCTACCACCAGAACGCCGAGCAGTTCGAGATCATGTTCAACAAGACGAAATATGATGGGCTGCCCGAGAAAATGAAAGCGATCATCGCCAATGCGGTCGATGCTGCGTCGCAGGATATGTCGTGGAAGGCGATCGATCGGTACTCGAAGGATTATGTCGAGCTCCAGACGAAAGACAATGTCAAGTTCTACAAGACGCCGGACGCGATCCTCAGGAAGCAGCTCGAGGTCTACGACGACGTTGTGAAAAAGAAGGCCGGAGAGAATCCGCTGTTCAAGGAGATCCTTGAGTCGCAGCTTGCTTTCGCCCAGCGGGCCACACGTTGGGAGCAGGACACCGTCGTCAATCGCCGCATGGCGTTCGATCACTACTTCGGACCCAACGCGGCTGCAAAGAAGATCTAG
- the rfbD gene encoding dTDP-4-dehydrorhamnose reductase produces MRIIVVGKEGQVARALAERARAHGAQAVLVGRPKLDLADPSGIEDALIDTGGDVIVNAAAYTAVDQAESDPELADAINGIGAGAVAGAAAAMNVPVIHLSTDYVFDGTADRPYREDDPVSPLGAYGASKLLGEEAVVAEAENYAILRTAWVYSPFGKNFVKTMLRLAGEREELGVVADQYGSPTSALDIADGIIAVSRNLLERPDDRSLRGLFHMTGTGFTSWSDFAAEIFSLSAKFGGPSAKVRPIASVDYPTPAKRPANSRLDCTKLKEVHGVTLPPWRQSLEPCVKRLIEETRKEVAR; encoded by the coding sequence ATGCGTATCATCGTCGTCGGTAAGGAAGGTCAGGTCGCACGGGCTCTGGCGGAGCGCGCACGCGCCCATGGGGCGCAGGCCGTTCTGGTCGGCCGCCCCAAGCTCGATCTCGCCGATCCTTCGGGCATCGAGGACGCATTGATCGACACCGGCGGCGACGTGATCGTGAATGCGGCCGCCTACACGGCCGTCGATCAGGCTGAGTCCGATCCCGAGCTCGCCGACGCGATCAATGGGATCGGCGCGGGCGCCGTTGCCGGCGCTGCGGCCGCGATGAACGTGCCCGTCATCCACCTCTCCACCGATTATGTCTTCGATGGCACCGCCGACCGCCCTTACCGGGAAGATGACCCGGTCTCTCCGCTCGGAGCCTATGGCGCCTCGAAGCTCCTGGGCGAGGAAGCCGTGGTGGCGGAGGCCGAGAATTACGCGATCCTTCGCACCGCCTGGGTCTACAGCCCCTTCGGCAAGAATTTCGTGAAGACGATGCTGCGCCTGGCCGGCGAGCGCGAGGAACTCGGTGTGGTCGCCGACCAGTACGGCTCGCCGACGAGCGCCCTCGATATTGCGGACGGGATCATCGCGGTCAGCCGCAACCTGCTCGAGCGACCGGACGACCGGAGCCTGCGCGGCTTGTTCCACATGACGGGAACGGGCTTTACCAGCTGGTCGGACTTCGCCGCCGAGATCTTTTCCCTCTCGGCGAAGTTCGGCGGCCCCTCCGCGAAGGTTCGTCCCATCGCGTCAGTCGACTACCCGACGCCGGCGAAGCGCCCGGCCAATTCCAGGCTCGACTGCACGAAGCTGAAAGAGGTACACGGTGTCACGCTCCCACCCTGGCGCCAGTCCCTTGAGCCCTGCGTGAAGCGCCTGATCGAAGAGACCCGAAAAGAGGTCGCGCGGTGA
- a CDS encoding TonB-dependent hemoglobin/transferrin/lactoferrin family receptor, with product MSPLRLSRFGITLAATGLMILAAPAEAQDAGDETAIDLDAITVTATKAGERVYDSLSASSVIGRDRIETQVQPNSTADILNLIPSVTTQMAPGDPGVGVNVRGLQDFGRVNVLVDGARQNFQREGHSAKGTFYFDPEMMKSVDVTRGPVSSVYGSGAIGGVVSFTTIDAGDILPDGTHVAGRLKGTFETNGTTPLLHGAVAARPSEMFDVLGAATWRSAGDYRSGDGSIVDYTAQDLLSGLIKTRIRPASDQELTLSALRIGNEFENGLSTLYRTQAVADTFTVGYRWTPDSPIWDLSTKIYYSGTNVKQTTLEGLVAGAEKTFDIGTVGLDLFNTSRFETGPLRHELTYGADLFRDNVVTKDPIGNSDQLTPPGERLVSGAFVQDRALFSDWLEVIGALRYDSYRLTGDGIENEGTRLSPKITVGVTPWQPVTFYASYAEGYRAPALTETLIDGFHPPPLSAGRFFPNPNLKPEIAHNIEGGVNLHFDDLLVEEDRLRMKLGIFHNRVEDYIEQVFVRFPIPGGYQYRNIAEAIIDGFEVEGTYDAGTYFVGVAGHILNGRNGRTGEELVKVPPNRLIGTLGFRALDGKLEFGTRVSFVGGKDSAEDFGFVGDPYTVVDLFASWQVNERVTAGLVVDNLFDRQYTEYLNGDPSPGFNAKASLSVKLF from the coding sequence GTGTCCCCGCTTCGTCTCAGCCGCTTCGGAATTACCCTCGCTGCCACCGGCCTGATGATTCTCGCAGCGCCGGCCGAGGCTCAGGATGCCGGTGATGAGACGGCCATCGATCTCGATGCCATCACGGTCACGGCGACCAAGGCCGGCGAGCGCGTCTACGATTCCCTGTCGGCCTCGAGCGTCATCGGACGCGATCGGATCGAAACGCAGGTTCAGCCGAACAGCACGGCCGACATTCTCAACCTGATCCCGAGTGTGACGACCCAGATGGCTCCGGGCGATCCGGGCGTCGGCGTCAACGTTCGCGGATTGCAGGATTTCGGCCGCGTCAACGTGCTCGTCGACGGTGCGCGCCAGAACTTCCAGCGGGAGGGCCATTCCGCGAAGGGAACTTTCTACTTCGATCCGGAGATGATGAAATCCGTCGACGTGACGCGCGGTCCGGTCTCGTCGGTCTATGGCTCGGGCGCCATCGGCGGCGTGGTCAGCTTCACGACGATCGATGCCGGCGACATTCTGCCCGACGGTACCCATGTGGCCGGCAGGCTCAAGGGAACGTTTGAGACGAACGGCACTACGCCGCTCCTCCATGGCGCGGTGGCAGCGCGTCCGAGCGAGATGTTCGATGTCCTCGGCGCTGCCACCTGGCGCTCGGCCGGCGACTACCGATCGGGTGATGGGTCGATTGTCGACTATACGGCTCAGGATCTGCTCTCGGGCCTGATCAAGACACGCATCCGCCCGGCTTCCGATCAGGAACTGACGCTCTCCGCCCTGCGGATCGGGAACGAGTTCGAGAACGGCCTGTCGACCCTCTACAGGACGCAAGCCGTCGCGGACACGTTTACCGTCGGCTATCGCTGGACGCCGGATTCTCCCATCTGGGACCTGAGCACCAAGATCTATTATAGCGGCACGAACGTGAAGCAGACCACGCTGGAGGGGCTTGTTGCAGGTGCCGAGAAGACCTTCGATATCGGTACGGTCGGCCTCGATCTCTTCAACACCTCCCGGTTCGAGACGGGCCCGCTCCGGCACGAACTGACCTATGGCGCAGATCTGTTCCGGGACAATGTCGTGACGAAGGACCCCATCGGCAACAGCGATCAGCTCACGCCCCCCGGGGAACGGCTCGTCTCCGGCGCGTTCGTTCAGGACCGCGCCCTGTTTTCGGATTGGCTCGAGGTCATCGGCGCCCTTCGCTACGATTCCTACCGCCTCACTGGCGACGGAATCGAGAACGAAGGCACCAGGCTGTCCCCCAAGATCACGGTCGGAGTCACGCCCTGGCAGCCGGTCACGTTCTATGCCAGCTATGCGGAAGGTTATAGAGCACCGGCATTGACCGAGACACTGATCGACGGATTCCATCCGCCTCCGCTGAGCGCGGGGCGCTTCTTTCCCAACCCCAACCTGAAGCCTGAGATCGCCCACAACATCGAAGGAGGCGTCAACCTGCACTTCGACGATCTTCTTGTCGAGGAGGATCGCCTGCGCATGAAGCTCGGCATCTTCCACAACCGAGTGGAGGATTACATCGAGCAGGTTTTCGTGCGCTTCCCGATTCCGGGCGGGTACCAGTACCGGAACATCGCCGAAGCGATCATCGACGGCTTCGAGGTCGAAGGAACCTATGACGCAGGCACCTACTTCGTCGGCGTCGCCGGTCATATTCTCAATGGCAGGAACGGCCGCACCGGCGAGGAACTCGTGAAGGTCCCGCCGAACCGCCTGATCGGCACCCTCGGGTTCCGGGCGCTGGATGGGAAGCTCGAATTCGGCACCCGCGTATCCTTCGTCGGCGGCAAGGACAGCGCCGAGGATTTCGGCTTCGTCGGCGATCCCTACACGGTCGTGGATCTCTTCGCCTCGTGGCAGGTCAACGAGCGCGTCACGGCGGGCCTCGTGGTCGATAACCTCTTCGACCGGCAATACACCGAGTATCTGAACGGCGATCCGAGCCCGGGCTTCAACGCCAAGGCATCGTTGTCGGTCAAACTATTCTGA
- a CDS encoding TRAP transporter small permease subunit: MNVQQILHTVDGISTWVGKAAAWLIIGLMTLVCVEVFKRYIMNMPTAWIFDASNMLYGSVFMLAGAYTLAQNAHVRGDFLYSSMRPRTQASLDLVLYIVFFLPGIAALIYAGYDYAALSWRIGEHSTVTANGPPIYHFKAVIPIAGALVMLQGLAEILRCIVCLKTGVWPSRLKDVSEIDVVEGQLAHSEYVDEETRKTAIARAQQIDETARQRGMGGDLQT; encoded by the coding sequence ATGAACGTCCAGCAAATTCTGCATACGGTCGACGGCATCAGCACATGGGTCGGCAAGGCCGCGGCGTGGCTCATCATCGGGCTCATGACGCTTGTCTGCGTCGAGGTATTCAAGCGTTACATCATGAACATGCCGACGGCATGGATCTTCGATGCGAGCAACATGCTCTACGGCAGCGTGTTCATGCTGGCCGGCGCCTACACGCTGGCGCAGAACGCCCATGTACGCGGCGATTTTCTCTACAGCTCGATGCGGCCTCGCACGCAGGCGTCGCTCGATCTTGTCCTCTACATCGTATTCTTCCTGCCGGGCATCGCCGCCCTCATCTACGCTGGCTATGATTACGCGGCGCTTTCCTGGCGGATCGGCGAGCATTCGACTGTGACGGCGAATGGCCCGCCGATCTACCATTTCAAGGCGGTGATCCCGATAGCCGGCGCGCTGGTGATGCTGCAGGGCCTAGCTGAAATCCTGCGCTGCATCGTCTGTCTCAAGACCGGGGTATGGCCCAGCCGGCTCAAGGACGTCAGCGAGATCGACGTGGTCGAGGGGCAACTCGCGCACAGCGAATATGTGGACGAAGAAACGCGCAAGACCGCCATCGCGCGCGCGCAGCAGATCGACGAAACGGCGCGGCAACGCGGGATGGGGGGGGACCTGCAGACATGA